The following coding sequences lie in one Chloroflexota bacterium genomic window:
- a CDS encoding tyrosine-type recombinase/integrase, with amino-acid sequence MLNGEIDNFLQEALQRGTRADLAHLMEGYKLCAQSEGKSPATIAIVEASVRYLQEFLSSNGLPTDIGRIDVRELRRFIVHLQGRQRFAQHRFTRPQEGHLSGHTVNGYLRAVRSFWSWAQREGFVEENPFSQIKIPKAPKKIMPTFTQEQLRQLMGAIDTRTPLGYRDYTIILTLIDTGMRCSELTGLKVEDVNLEARLCKVWGKGSKERLVPIGAKVQKALWKYLIRCRSEPATPRYDQTFLTRDGRPLTKDRVEAIVEHYGKKAGITGVRLSPHTFRHTFAVMFLRNGGDVFSLQRIMGHSTLDVLRIYVNMAQADVQMAHRRHSPIDNMDFKLKYGKTKEGKGRIRKETVR; translated from the coding sequence ATGCTGAACGGAGAAATTGATAACTTTCTGCAAGAGGCGCTACAGCGGGGAACTCGAGCCGACCTTGCGCATTTGATGGAGGGCTACAAGCTGTGTGCCCAAAGCGAGGGGAAAAGCCCGGCGACGATCGCTATCGTAGAGGCTTCGGTACGTTATCTCCAAGAATTCCTGTCCTCAAATGGGTTGCCGACTGATATCGGGAGGATTGACGTACGAGAACTTCGGCGCTTCATCGTTCACCTGCAGGGGCGACAACGGTTCGCTCAGCACCGATTCACCAGGCCACAGGAGGGTCATCTCTCAGGGCATACCGTGAACGGCTATCTTCGTGCTGTGAGGAGTTTCTGGTCCTGGGCACAAAGGGAGGGATTCGTCGAGGAGAACCCCTTCTCACAAATAAAGATACCCAAAGCACCGAAGAAGATTATGCCCACCTTTACCCAGGAGCAACTGCGGCAACTTATGGGGGCAATAGATACGAGAACGCCACTGGGCTACCGGGATTACACCATCATTTTGACACTTATAGACACAGGGATGCGGTGCAGCGAGCTCACCGGCCTCAAAGTCGAGGATGTTAATTTAGAGGCCAGACTATGCAAGGTGTGGGGCAAGGGAAGCAAGGAGAGGCTAGTGCCTATTGGAGCTAAGGTTCAAAAGGCACTATGGAAGTATCTGATCCGCTGCCGTTCTGAGCCGGCCACTCCGCGGTACGATCAGACATTTCTTACCCGTGACGGTCGTCCTTTGACCAAGGACCGAGTCGAAGCCATCGTCGAACATTACGGCAAGAAGGCTGGCATCACCGGGGTACGATTAAGCCCCCATACCTTCCGTCATACCTTTGCCGTGATGTTTCTCCGCAACGGGGGAGATGTCTTCAGTTTGCAGAGGATAATGGGACATTCCACTCTCGATGTCCTCCGAATATATGTCAACATGGCGCAAGCCGACGTTCAAATGGCTCACCGTCGCCATTCGCCGATAGATAACATGGATTTCAAGCTGAAGTATGGAAAGACAAAAGAGGGTAAAGGCAGGATTCGGAAAGAGACAGTAAGGTGA